The following proteins come from a genomic window of Paenibacillus sp. CAA11:
- a CDS encoding SDR family NAD(P)-dependent oxidoreductase — translation MNSSNYPAQKAKTVVITGASSGFGKGVALKLARQGFNLVLAARRTALLEELAQECGSAVAVTTDVSKPEEVARLAQTAIDSFGGIDVWINNAGIGAIGSFTDIPLEDHIRIAEINVIGVINGSHYALRQFKQQKFGTLINLASIAGKIPFPFYPSYSASKFAVLGLSGALHQKMELEGYDDIHVCSVSPWATDTPWFDHAGNYSGHEAQMKPLDDPEDVIDAIVKLIDEPKESIEVGALTKGSFLSSNLAPGLTENFNAKYIYKVIQEAPPAPPTSGSLHKPMASGTDISAGLKQRIEAQKEDK, via the coding sequence ATGAATTCCAGTAACTATCCAGCACAAAAGGCAAAAACGGTAGTCATTACCGGCGCATCCAGCGGTTTTGGGAAGGGCGTTGCCCTGAAGCTGGCCCGCCAAGGCTTCAACCTTGTGCTCGCTGCCCGGCGGACAGCGCTCCTTGAGGAGCTTGCCCAGGAATGCGGGAGCGCGGTAGCTGTGACCACCGATGTCAGTAAACCGGAGGAGGTAGCGCGCTTGGCGCAGACGGCCATTGACAGTTTCGGCGGAATCGACGTTTGGATTAACAATGCGGGAATTGGAGCCATCGGCTCCTTCACAGATATCCCGCTGGAGGATCATATCCGCATTGCCGAAATCAATGTAATCGGCGTGATAAACGGCAGCCATTATGCCCTGCGTCAGTTCAAGCAGCAGAAGTTTGGTACGCTGATCAACCTGGCCTCCATTGCCGGCAAAATTCCGTTCCCCTTCTACCCCTCTTACAGCGCATCCAAATTTGCGGTGCTCGGCCTCAGTGGAGCACTCCACCAGAAGATGGAGCTTGAAGGCTATGACGATATCCATGTATGCAGTGTGTCGCCATGGGCTACAGATACCCCTTGGTTCGACCATGCCGGCAATTACAGTGGCCACGAGGCTCAAATGAAGCCGCTGGATGACCCCGAAGACGTTATTGATGCCATAGTGAAGCTGATCGACGAGCCTAAGGAGAGTATCGAAGTTGGCGCCTTAACGAAGGGCTCCTTCCTCTCCAGCAACCTTGCACCCGGTCTTACAGAGAATTTCAATGCCAAGTATATTTATAAGGTCATCCAGGAGGCCCCGCCTGCTCCGCCGACATCCGGCAGCCTTCACAAGCCTATGGCCAGCGGAACCGATATTTCAGCAGGTCTTAAGCAGCGAATCGAAGCCCAAAAAGAAGACAAATAG
- a CDS encoding MFS transporter: MNSITSSAEGAPAQKKFPVSLLSLTVGAFAIGMTEFVIMGLLPNIAEDLSVSISTAGQLITGYALGVAFGAPILTMLTIRLPQKLLLCLLMAIFIAGNAISVFAPNYAILMGARMLTALAHGTFFGAGAVIASNLVRPERRAGAVSIMMAGLTIANIIGVPLGTFVGQHLGWRASFGAIVLMGVLALIGILVFIPRLAKEKQAGLAQQVRSLAQPKLLLFLLIGGLGNAGLFTVFTYITPLLEQVTGFGEHSVTLILVLFGCGVTLGNMVGGKLADWKLMPAILGLLFVICVILTLFTWTVQSPMLSVITIFFWGAAAFAVMPGLQVRIMNLAGAAPALASTSNHSAGNLGNAGGAFIGGLVITHLGITSLPWVGAVLVGVGLVIALASYIAERKAA; the protein is encoded by the coding sequence ATGAACTCTATTACATCATCTGCAGAAGGCGCACCGGCGCAGAAGAAATTTCCGGTGTCGCTTCTATCGCTAACGGTGGGGGCCTTTGCCATCGGAATGACTGAATTTGTAATTATGGGGCTGTTGCCGAATATCGCAGAGGACTTAAGCGTAAGTATCTCCACTGCTGGTCAGCTGATTACGGGCTATGCGCTGGGTGTGGCGTTTGGGGCACCCATTCTAACTATGCTGACGATACGCCTGCCACAGAAGCTGCTGCTTTGCCTACTAATGGCAATATTTATTGCAGGAAATGCCATCTCCGTGTTCGCGCCGAATTATGCAATTCTTATGGGGGCACGGATGCTTACGGCTCTCGCCCATGGAACCTTCTTCGGGGCGGGTGCGGTGATCGCTTCGAATCTGGTACGTCCAGAGCGCAGGGCCGGGGCTGTCTCGATTATGATGGCAGGGCTGACAATCGCAAACATTATCGGGGTTCCGCTGGGCACCTTTGTCGGCCAACACCTTGGTTGGCGGGCTTCCTTCGGGGCCATTGTTCTGATGGGTGTGCTTGCTCTGATTGGCATCCTGGTGTTTATTCCTAGACTCGCTAAGGAGAAGCAGGCCGGTCTAGCTCAGCAGGTGCGGTCACTGGCCCAGCCGAAGCTGCTGCTCTTCCTGCTCATCGGCGGGCTTGGCAATGCGGGTCTCTTCACGGTGTTTACCTATATCACCCCTCTGCTGGAGCAGGTGACAGGGTTTGGTGAACACAGTGTGACCCTAATTCTGGTGCTGTTCGGATGCGGGGTAACGCTGGGGAATATGGTAGGCGGAAAGCTGGCCGATTGGAAGCTGATGCCAGCAATCCTAGGCTTGCTCTTTGTCATTTGTGTAATCCTGACCTTGTTCACTTGGACCGTGCAAAGTCCGATGCTCTCGGTGATCACCATCTTCTTCTGGGGTGCGGCAGCTTTTGCTGTGATGCCAGGGCTGCAGGTGAGAATTATGAATTTAGCCGGAGCAGCGCCCGCGCTTGCCTCTACTTCTAACCATTCTGCAGGTAATCTAGGTAATGCAGGCGGCGCCTTTATCGGTGGCTTGGTAATTACACACCTAGGAATTACTTCGCTGCCTTGGGTGGGGGCCGTTCTGGTGGGAGTTGGCCTGGTCATTGCTCTCGCCAGCTATATAGCAGAACGTAAGGCAGCATAG
- a CDS encoding S-layer homology domain-containing protein, whose translation MNKRTLIKAMTAAALLGTIALPAQAATNFNDIDGSFAKDAINKLVESGIINGTGNGKFSPQGQITRQDFAIILAKALKLDVDHAPATASFSDIPTTHYAFKYVEAAVQAGLIKGEGNGQFGLGQNLSRQDMAVLFTRALGTDVTGYGANLKFSDSSSIADYAKDAVGAAVQLGLLNGVGNNTFNPTGSADRASVAAVASKFLDTYKAKQEQNTSSNPPAAEQQPQTTTPAPAPSAPASTATSSSSSNGSSSESYTPVYNDTPSYNDIPSSEADRVAPTVRLLSVPTITLGQFVTVSSNELGTVYLVPFAQEPSSKSALDELVSSNQAKKAAVATVNAETLLSTEGLPAGNYKVYALDASGNVSASTSKIELKLAELNSPTVSFAEGDLITLAYDEPLDLNFVPTAEDLTVTVKDGDVLPLTHEDITVDPERVEIKLPQLMQPGQTVIVTYSPKQADNQIRGISGRLAPSFTGKQLTYGFTEKQSELQEKLTSAKSTLDSAPIGTTTGKYPQDAADTLNTAIEHAQNLLSGTETTYAELDSTIQELDAALITFQAAEIKPLQPSLVTNDAFEMKTKGIDTESDVQILDSEGMDGTSDSYNTRNIDNLLQISRGGVNESLRYNDAEGAHYFEIVDENDAVLGTVSISVEVETPFAFLQATGPHGMVVIPTSRVTVNTQAALVFTIKEEGREDVKVNLPMIIQPAVQPQP comes from the coding sequence TTGAACAAGAGAACTCTTATCAAAGCCATGACTGCCGCAGCATTGCTCGGCACCATTGCCCTGCCAGCCCAAGCTGCAACGAACTTCAACGATATTGACGGATCCTTTGCTAAGGATGCGATCAATAAGCTGGTAGAGTCGGGAATTATCAACGGTACTGGGAACGGGAAATTCTCGCCCCAAGGGCAAATTACAAGACAGGATTTCGCCATTATTCTAGCCAAGGCACTGAAGCTGGATGTGGATCACGCTCCTGCAACAGCCTCATTTTCAGATATTCCAACAACCCATTACGCCTTCAAATATGTAGAAGCCGCTGTCCAAGCAGGGCTGATCAAGGGCGAGGGGAACGGTCAGTTCGGTCTCGGACAGAACCTGAGCAGACAGGATATGGCTGTCCTCTTCACCCGAGCTCTGGGCACTGACGTTACCGGATATGGGGCAAACTTAAAATTTTCGGATTCTTCATCGATTGCTGACTATGCGAAAGACGCCGTTGGGGCCGCCGTACAATTAGGGTTGCTTAACGGTGTAGGCAACAATACATTTAATCCAACCGGCTCAGCCGATCGAGCCTCCGTAGCTGCCGTGGCCAGCAAATTTCTGGATACCTATAAAGCCAAGCAAGAGCAAAACACAAGCAGCAACCCGCCAGCGGCCGAGCAGCAACCGCAGACAACCACGCCTGCTCCCGCACCGTCTGCACCGGCCAGTACTGCAACTAGCTCAAGCAGTTCAAACGGTTCGAGCAGCGAAAGCTACACTCCGGTCTATAATGACACTCCAAGCTATAACGACATTCCAAGCTCTGAGGCAGACAGAGTGGCGCCTACAGTCCGCCTCTTGTCGGTGCCTACCATCACGTTAGGGCAATTTGTAACTGTAAGCAGCAATGAGCTCGGCACGGTCTATCTGGTTCCCTTCGCCCAGGAGCCTTCCTCTAAGTCAGCTCTGGATGAGCTGGTGAGCAGCAACCAGGCTAAAAAAGCAGCAGTAGCAACGGTTAATGCGGAAACCCTCCTGTCCACGGAAGGTCTACCGGCAGGGAACTATAAAGTGTATGCACTTGATGCATCCGGCAATGTGTCCGCTTCTACCAGCAAGATTGAGCTCAAACTGGCCGAGCTAAACAGCCCAACTGTCTCTTTTGCGGAAGGGGACTTGATTACACTCGCCTATGACGAGCCCCTGGATCTGAATTTCGTACCCACCGCTGAAGATCTAACCGTTACTGTAAAGGACGGGGATGTTCTGCCTCTGACCCATGAAGACATCACCGTGGATCCCGAAAGAGTCGAGATCAAGCTGCCGCAGCTCATGCAGCCTGGCCAGACGGTGATCGTGACCTACAGTCCTAAGCAGGCTGACAACCAAATTCGGGGAATCTCTGGCAGATTAGCTCCATCCTTCACCGGAAAGCAGCTTACCTACGGATTTACTGAGAAGCAATCAGAACTGCAGGAGAAATTAACAAGCGCTAAGTCCACTCTCGATTCGGCCCCAATTGGCACGACAACCGGCAAATACCCGCAGGATGCCGCAGATACGCTGAATACAGCTATTGAACATGCTCAAAACCTGCTAAGCGGCACGGAAACGACTTATGCTGAACTGGACAGCACCATTCAGGAGCTAGATGCAGCGCTGATCACGTTCCAAGCTGCTGAAATTAAGCCGCTTCAACCTTCGCTTGTAACCAATGACGCCTTCGAGATGAAGACTAAAGGAATCGACACGGAAAGCGATGTGCAAATCCTTGACTCCGAGGGCATGGATGGAACCTCCGATTCTTATAACACGCGGAATATCGATAACCTTCTGCAAATATCCCGCGGCGGGGTGAATGAGAGCCTCCGTTATAATGACGCGGAGGGTGCGCATTACTTCGAAATCGTCGACGAGAACGACGCCGTGCTGGGCACGGTCTCCATTTCGGTTGAAGTGGAAACGCCTTTCGCCTTCCTGCAAGCAACAGGACCGCACGGGATGGTCGTCATCCCGACCAGCAGAGTCACGGTAAACACCCAGGCTGCCTTGGTCTTCACCATTAAGGAAGAAGGCCGGGAGGACGTCAAGGTTAACCTGCCTATGATCATACAGCCTGCCGTACAACCCCAGCCATAA
- a CDS encoding Lrp/AsnC family transcriptional regulator → MLDHTDKLILEELSKNSRITMKELGEKVHLTGQAAATRVAKLEDSGVIEGYTVQVNQAKLGFSIHALINIWTKNIHHDPYLSFIKTQEEYVINNYKISGDSCYMLECRFPSNQVLDEFLIGLNQYVNYKLSIVINK, encoded by the coding sequence ATGCTGGATCACACCGACAAGCTAATCTTAGAAGAGCTGTCTAAGAACAGCCGCATAACCATGAAGGAATTAGGGGAGAAAGTCCATTTAACAGGCCAAGCCGCCGCGACCCGGGTAGCGAAATTAGAAGACAGCGGAGTGATTGAGGGCTATACCGTTCAAGTCAATCAAGCCAAGCTAGGCTTCTCCATTCATGCTTTGATTAATATCTGGACGAAGAACATTCATCACGACCCTTATCTCTCTTTTATAAAAACGCAGGAAGAATACGTCATCAACAACTATAAAATCAGCGGGGACAGCTGTTATATGCTTGAATGCAGATTCCCCTCAAACCAAGTGTTAGATGAGTTTCTGATCGGCCTAAACCAATATGTGAACTACAAACTGTCCATTGTCATCAATAAATAG
- a CDS encoding acyl-CoA-like ligand-binding transcription factor, whose translation MSRLASDDKQRKGLRERKKAKAMAEVQKHALRLFREQGYKATTVEQIAEAAEISYSTFFRYFTSKEDVLMVDNYDPVLIAAFEEQPPSLHPVQALKNAMVAGLAEMSDEELVTMRERNELIMSVPELRASSMNNMTQMIQLLSEMISKRTGRDASDITVRSLAGAVMGINISVMEYYAQHPEADFAALLNESLSQLDQGFDL comes from the coding sequence GTGAGCAGGTTGGCATCAGATGATAAGCAGCGCAAAGGGCTCCGTGAGAGGAAAAAGGCCAAAGCCATGGCGGAGGTGCAGAAGCATGCGCTACGGCTTTTCCGGGAACAGGGCTACAAGGCAACCACGGTCGAGCAGATTGCAGAGGCCGCTGAAATTTCTTACAGCACTTTCTTTCGTTATTTCACCAGTAAAGAGGACGTCCTTATGGTGGATAACTACGATCCTGTGCTGATTGCAGCATTTGAGGAGCAGCCTCCCTCTCTGCACCCCGTTCAGGCTTTGAAGAACGCTATGGTTGCAGGGCTGGCGGAGATGTCTGACGAGGAGCTGGTCACTATGCGCGAGCGCAATGAGCTCATTATGTCTGTTCCAGAGCTGCGGGCTTCGAGTATGAATAATATGACCCAGATGATTCAGCTTCTGTCCGAGATGATATCCAAACGGACAGGCCGCGACGCAAGTGATATAACGGTGCGCAGCCTGGCCGGGGCGGTAATGGGAATTAACATCTCGGTGATGGAATATTATGCCCAGCACCCGGAGGCGGACTTTGCCGCACTCCTGAACGAGAGCCTAAGCCAGCTGGATCAGGGGTTTGATCTGTAG
- a CDS encoding MBL fold metallo-hydrolase, producing MNIQLIRNATLVVEFAGRRFLIDPMLAEKGTYPPFKNSVRQDQNNPLVGLSIPIDDIINVDAVIVTHLHLDHFDEAAKEILPKDLKMFVQNEEDAQVVKQAGFSNVEVLQEDTVYEGIQLIKTKGEHGRGEILKITGRVSGVVFKHSAEKTLYVAGDTVWIEAVHDVINMHKSAVIVVNGGDNQFLEGGSLVMGKDDIHEVCKAAPEAQVISVHMEAVNHWTLSRDELRSFLSARGISSNVLVPEDGEAYAF from the coding sequence TTGAACATACAACTCATTCGGAATGCCACACTGGTTGTGGAATTTGCGGGCAGGCGGTTTTTGATAGATCCTATGCTGGCGGAAAAAGGAACCTACCCTCCCTTTAAAAATTCCGTAAGACAGGATCAGAATAATCCTCTAGTCGGTCTGTCGATACCCATTGATGATATTATCAATGTAGATGCTGTAATTGTCACCCATTTGCACTTGGATCACTTCGACGAGGCGGCCAAGGAGATCTTGCCTAAGGACCTTAAGATGTTTGTACAAAATGAGGAAGATGCTCAGGTAGTCAAGCAGGCTGGATTCTCCAATGTTGAAGTTCTACAGGAGGATACCGTGTATGAGGGCATCCAATTGATCAAAACAAAAGGCGAGCACGGCCGGGGAGAGATACTGAAGATAACAGGCAGGGTATCCGGCGTTGTCTTCAAACATTCGGCGGAAAAAACTCTGTATGTAGCAGGGGACACCGTATGGATTGAAGCTGTTCACGATGTTATTAACATGCACAAATCTGCAGTCATTGTTGTGAACGGCGGAGATAATCAATTCCTTGAAGGAGGTTCTCTGGTGATGGGCAAAGACGATATTCATGAAGTGTGCAAAGCCGCCCCTGAAGCCCAGGTGATTTCAGTTCATATGGAGGCTGTAAACCATTGGACATTATCCAGAGATGAATTGAGGAGCTTCCTGAGTGCACGAGGTATCTCTTCAAATGTCCTCGTGCCGGAAGACGGCGAAGCCTACGCCTTTTAA
- a CDS encoding CdaR family transcriptional regulator — MKIAGQLAKQIVREMMNVVPYNINVMDENGIIVGSGDLSRIGTLHEGARIAIQSGQVNEVYEDGIGMKPGINEPIIVNKQVIGVVGITGHPDAIRPFSRLVRVTTVLLIEQEERNKQEQDERVKRVKFFHELAYRKNLYDPEFLQRAASYGLDLTKKCWAMTAEGKVNAEGFKQDFRQYPHYWNLENDHAVFFVTDPAQYRELLDRLCKSSHVDQIGAGGEASLAAHSLEQATAALHTGKSLNPYKKLYLYDELSFMIGLSHEGKDASASLYTLLDQAGDKTDLIKTLQIFIAENGDQSETVKRLNIHRNTLRL; from the coding sequence GTGAAGATAGCCGGACAACTCGCCAAACAGATCGTTCGGGAGATGATGAATGTTGTTCCCTATAACATTAACGTCATGGATGAGAACGGAATCATCGTCGGAAGTGGGGATTTAAGCCGGATAGGAACACTCCATGAAGGGGCGCGTATTGCGATTCAGTCAGGACAAGTGAACGAGGTGTACGAAGATGGCATCGGCATGAAGCCGGGGATCAATGAACCTATCATTGTGAACAAGCAAGTGATCGGTGTCGTCGGAATTACCGGACATCCCGATGCAATCAGGCCGTTCAGCAGGCTGGTCAGGGTCACCACCGTCTTGCTGATTGAACAAGAGGAGCGGAACAAGCAGGAGCAGGACGAGCGGGTCAAGCGGGTCAAGTTCTTTCACGAGCTGGCTTACCGCAAGAACCTCTACGATCCGGAATTTTTGCAGCGCGCAGCGAGCTACGGCCTGGATCTGACCAAGAAATGCTGGGCGATGACTGCCGAAGGGAAGGTGAATGCTGAGGGCTTTAAGCAGGACTTTAGACAGTACCCCCATTACTGGAACTTGGAGAATGACCATGCTGTCTTCTTTGTCACCGACCCTGCACAGTATCGCGAGCTGCTGGACAGGCTCTGCAAATCCAGCCATGTCGATCAGATTGGCGCTGGAGGCGAGGCCAGCCTGGCTGCACATTCCCTGGAGCAAGCAACCGCCGCTCTGCATACGGGAAAAAGCCTCAATCCCTACAAGAAGCTGTACTTGTATGACGAACTGTCCTTTATGATCGGTCTCTCCCACGAGGGCAAGGATGCTTCCGCGAGTCTGTACACCCTGCTCGATCAAGCGGGAGACAAGACAGATCTCATTAAGACACTGCAAATCTTCATCGCTGAAAATGGTGATCAGAGCGAGACCGTGAAGCGGCTGAATATTCACCGCAACACGCTCAGGTTATAG
- a CDS encoding PEP/pyruvate-binding domain-containing protein: protein MTILQVKGVNSVDRMVYSLKTLPAHLQSLAGGKGSSLARMIQKRYPVPEGFVVLPGAFERGQLSSAAWHDIRQHLQAIRLASPHVLFAVRSSALSEDSAAASFAGEFDTVLNVKTDEEIEQALYKVHQSQYADRVQVYSSVQAMEQSHQVAIVIQRMVPSEMAGVLFTADPVTGSRAIMTGNYVYGLGEQLVSGEANAFSFSLVRPKGKYEGPDAFRRYASKLYRYASALEKEQGIALDLEWAVADGKLYLLQARPVTTLNPGNPDTFEWNDSRAGDDLWTNTNIGESIPDVVTPLSWSVLRKLDEEQRVIPGHYLLSGNICGRIYSNISVPLSAFRAFGIGTGALWSKMSNVFGRLPEGIEIPRHPFGKLELVKAVVPRMIYSARKTRQTIKEMDEFLKGAPEDCRILTDRIQSACSREELLDLWNRELWPRSVQALWTAFEGTSGEMQRYVKLRQKLGRLLGEEAAYRLLSSSGEGSGLESLGPLRGIPQLARGEISREEYMFKYGHRGPHEHELSIPAPYENGDWLEQQIKDFEASDIDPENLLHKQQVQNEEVWSQVKSRFPGKVKKIRKQAERAIRGPQIREAARSEWTRVFRVNRAFALKAGELTGLGEDIFFLYIQEILHWLEGGALADAHIPARKQTYAKYQSLPPFPSVIRGRFEPVLWSKDPNRRIDLYDPTQPSRDSAASEVLTGFAGASGRVEGSVRVLAKPEDGELLKTGEILVASTTNIGWTPLFPKAAAIITDVGAPLSHAAIVARELGIPAVVGCGNATARLKTGDRVIIDGGQGSIQILRS, encoded by the coding sequence ATGACGATATTGCAGGTTAAAGGAGTGAATTCTGTGGATCGGATGGTTTATAGCCTTAAGACATTGCCCGCACATCTTCAGTCGTTAGCAGGAGGGAAGGGCAGCAGTTTGGCCAGAATGATTCAAAAGCGATACCCTGTTCCCGAAGGATTTGTTGTGCTTCCGGGAGCATTCGAGAGGGGGCAGCTTAGCTCTGCCGCTTGGCACGATATTCGGCAGCATCTGCAGGCGATTCGTCTTGCTTCCCCGCATGTGCTATTTGCTGTCCGATCCTCGGCTTTGAGTGAAGATTCGGCAGCTGCCTCATTTGCCGGAGAGTTCGATACGGTTCTGAATGTAAAGACGGATGAAGAGATCGAGCAAGCTTTATACAAGGTGCATCAATCCCAGTATGCAGACCGAGTACAGGTCTACAGCTCGGTGCAGGCCATGGAGCAGTCCCATCAGGTCGCCATTGTCATTCAGCGGATGGTTCCTTCCGAGATGGCCGGAGTACTCTTCACAGCTGATCCTGTAACCGGCAGCCGCGCGATAATGACAGGCAACTATGTGTATGGGCTTGGAGAGCAGCTTGTATCAGGCGAGGCTAATGCGTTTTCTTTTTCTCTAGTTAGACCTAAAGGGAAATACGAGGGCCCGGATGCCTTTCGGAGGTATGCGTCTAAGCTCTACCGTTACGCCTCGGCGCTGGAGAAGGAACAGGGGATAGCTCTGGACCTGGAGTGGGCAGTAGCGGATGGGAAATTATATTTGCTTCAAGCGCGGCCTGTAACTACGCTGAATCCCGGTAATCCGGACACCTTTGAATGGAACGATTCACGGGCCGGTGATGATTTGTGGACCAACACGAATATCGGGGAATCCATTCCCGACGTCGTTACACCGCTTAGTTGGTCGGTGCTGCGCAAGCTCGATGAAGAGCAGAGGGTCATTCCAGGACATTACCTGTTATCCGGCAATATCTGCGGGAGAATCTACTCCAATATCAGTGTACCTTTGTCCGCTTTCCGAGCCTTTGGAATCGGTACGGGGGCACTCTGGAGCAAGATGAGCAACGTATTTGGCAGGCTGCCCGAAGGGATAGAGATTCCCCGCCACCCCTTCGGCAAGCTGGAGCTTGTGAAGGCTGTAGTCCCAAGGATGATCTATAGTGCAAGGAAGACAAGACAAACGATTAAGGAAATGGATGAATTTCTGAAGGGGGCACCGGAAGATTGCAGAATTCTGACAGATCGCATTCAAAGCGCCTGCAGCCGGGAAGAACTGCTGGATTTATGGAATCGGGAGCTTTGGCCAAGGAGTGTACAGGCCTTATGGACGGCATTTGAAGGAACTAGTGGGGAGATGCAGCGTTATGTGAAGCTCAGACAGAAGCTTGGCAGACTGCTGGGCGAAGAGGCCGCCTATAGGCTTCTTTCCAGCAGCGGCGAGGGCTCGGGGCTTGAGAGTCTGGGGCCACTGCGAGGCATTCCTCAGCTTGCAAGAGGGGAGATTAGCAGAGAGGAATACATGTTCAAGTATGGTCACCGGGGTCCCCACGAGCATGAGCTGTCTATTCCTGCTCCTTATGAAAATGGCGATTGGTTGGAGCAGCAGATCAAGGACTTTGAGGCATCGGATATAGATCCGGAGAATTTGCTTCATAAACAGCAAGTCCAGAATGAAGAGGTGTGGTCGCAGGTAAAGTCGAGATTCCCCGGTAAGGTCAAGAAGATTAGGAAGCAGGCAGAACGGGCCATCAGGGGACCGCAAATACGTGAGGCGGCCAGGTCTGAATGGACGAGAGTATTCCGTGTCAACCGGGCATTTGCGCTTAAGGCCGGTGAACTAACAGGGCTCGGAGAGGACATTTTCTTTCTTTATATCCAAGAAATTTTGCACTGGCTGGAAGGAGGGGCTTTGGCTGACGCTCATATTCCTGCCCGCAAACAGACTTACGCTAAATATCAATCCTTGCCGCCCTTCCCCTCTGTGATCCGGGGAAGATTTGAACCTGTGCTCTGGAGTAAAGACCCGAATCGGAGAATTGACCTTTATGATCCCACCCAGCCTTCGAGGGATTCCGCGGCCTCCGAGGTGCTGACTGGCTTTGCCGGCGCATCCGGCCGAGTTGAAGGAAGTGTGCGCGTGCTTGCCAAGCCGGAAGACGGAGAACTTCTGAAGACAGGGGAGATTCTGGTAGCCTCTACAACGAATATAGGGTGGACCCCCCTCTTCCCCAAAGCTGCCGCTATTATTACCGATGTCGGCGCTCCTTTATCCCATGCGGCGATTGTCGCTAGGGAACTCGGGATTCCTGCGGTCGTTGGCTGCGGGAATGCTACAGCAAGGCTGAAGACGGGGGATCGGGTCATCATCGATGGAGGCCAAGGGAGCATACAGATTCTACGGAGCTGA